A genomic window from Brachyspira sp. SAP_772 includes:
- the thpR gene encoding RNA 2',3'-cyclic phosphodiesterase, producing the protein MRAFLALNIDENIKNKYHNLLLKKIDDNIAEVKFVNKNKMHITLVFFENIKESDIEKIKSSLEKTSNIIKPFNILFEKLSYFTNKFNDINVLFVKANCKELDEYVKHLRDNINIKYDKKDFKSHFTLARVKKVYDNDKLKEIVNNISFEKSSYLANSITLYESDFVNYREIFKVTF; encoded by the coding sequence ATGAGAGCGTTCTTAGCATTAAATATTGATGAAAATATAAAAAATAAATACCATAATCTTTTACTAAAAAAGATAGATGATAATATAGCAGAAGTAAAATTTGTAAATAAAAACAAAATGCATATCACATTAGTTTTTTTTGAAAATATAAAAGAAAGCGATATAGAAAAAATAAAATCATCATTAGAAAAGACAAGCAATATAATAAAGCCTTTTAATATATTGTTTGAAAAACTATCATATTTCACAAATAAGTTTAATGATATAAATGTTTTGTTTGTAAAAGCAAATTGCAAAGAATTAGATGAGTATGTAAAGCATTTAAGAGATAATATTAATATAAAATATGACAAAAAAGATTTTAAATCGCATTTCACATTAGCAAGAGTAAAAAAGGTTTATGATAATGATAAATTAAAAGAGATAGTAAATAATATTAGTTTTGAAAAGAGCAGTTATTTAGCGAACTCTATCACACTTTATGAAAGCGACTTTGTTAATTACAGAGAAATATTCAAAGTAACGTTTTGA
- a CDS encoding transcriptional regulator — MDKEYAKHLMGIYKDKILHERMKRRLEYFERVYKRENDKRLFAELAFCICTPQTKARSGAAAIIDLYNHNLLFKGSEESIANILIKHVRFHNMKARNIVLARKLYFPKEKFILRERIDDAIKNDSIVSLRNELAKEVKGYGLKEASHFLRNIGFGQKIAILDRHIMRVMSKLDILPESMTPKTSLTKNNYMSCEANLVEYSKKEKIPMEYLDFVFWYDATNDIFK; from the coding sequence ATGGATAAAGAATACGCTAAACATCTAATGGGTATATACAAAGATAAAATACTTCATGAGAGAATGAAAAGAAGACTTGAATATTTCGAGAGAGTTTATAAGAGAGAAAATGATAAAAGGTTATTTGCTGAATTAGCCTTTTGTATATGCACTCCTCAGACAAAAGCAAGAAGCGGAGCTGCTGCTATAATAGACCTTTATAATCATAATTTACTTTTTAAGGGTTCTGAAGAGAGTATTGCTAATATATTAATAAAGCATGTACGTTTTCACAACATGAAAGCTAGAAATATAGTTCTTGCTAGGAAGTTATATTTTCCAAAAGAGAAATTTATATTGAGAGAGAGAATTGATGATGCTATAAAAAACGATTCTATTGTGAGTTTGAGAAATGAATTAGCAAAAGAAGTTAAAGGCTATGGGCTTAAAGAGGCTAGCCATTTTTTAAGGAATATTGGTTTTGGTCAAAAGATTGCTATACTTGACAGGCACATAATGAGGGTAATGAGCAAATTAGATATACTTCCAGAATCTATGACGCCAAAAACAAGCTTAACTAAAAATAATTATATGAGCTGTGAAGCGAATTTAGTAGAGTACTCAAAAAAAGAAAAAATACCAATGGAATATTTGGATTTCGTATTTTGGTATGATGCCACTAACGATATATTTAAATAA
- a CDS encoding metallophosphoesterase: MPKLLIASDLHLSVSEREYSFNVLREIIEISKDYDALVLLGDTFDTFEDLKELKEEFINIIEENKIYLLKGNHENLKSKGISLSQLNFPNNITVLEEISTFSIDDLDIIALPYNDKYSVNNEFLELVDSLKNEKRILLAHGIVEGTLWAIEENEDSASIPIDIIKKSNVDLAIVGHIHKQMDTRIENIEIVYPGSSRVWRRSKAEIGVRRCLGLEIKNNKIKKEYISIESAGEYRVYECNSYDIETKIDSLSVNWKKNDIININIYGIIEDENELEKTKKSIINKYSKNVRDINLKNSQLYFLENAYNERIIKEFLDVVNSYEFDINNKDNLEILELAKRLGIEKIYNALQ; this comes from the coding sequence ATGCCAAAATTATTAATAGCTTCAGATTTGCATTTAAGCGTTTCAGAGAGAGAATATTCTTTTAATGTGCTTAGAGAAATAATAGAAATATCAAAAGATTATGATGCTTTAGTTTTGCTTGGGGATACTTTTGATACATTTGAAGATTTGAAAGAGCTTAAAGAAGAGTTTATAAATATAATAGAGGAAAACAAAATATATCTTCTTAAAGGTAACCATGAAAACTTAAAATCTAAAGGAATTAGCCTAAGCCAATTAAATTTCCCAAACAATATTACAGTATTAGAAGAGATAAGTACTTTTAGTATAGATGATTTGGATATAATTGCATTGCCTTATAATGATAAATATTCAGTAAACAATGAGTTTTTAGAGTTGGTTGATAGTCTTAAAAATGAAAAGAGAATACTTTTAGCACATGGTATAGTAGAGGGTACTTTATGGGCTATAGAAGAAAATGAGGATTCTGCAAGTATCCCTATTGATATAATAAAAAAGTCTAATGTTGATTTAGCAATAGTAGGGCATATTCATAAACAGATGGATACAAGAATAGAAAATATTGAAATAGTTTATCCGGGTTCTTCGAGAGTTTGGAGAAGAAGCAAGGCAGAAATTGGTGTTAGAAGATGTTTGGGCTTAGAGATAAAAAATAATAAAATAAAAAAAGAGTATATTAGTATAGAATCTGCTGGAGAGTATAGAGTTTATGAATGTAATAGTTACGATATTGAAACAAAGATAGATAGTTTATCTGTTAATTGGAAAAAAAATGATATTATAAACATTAATATTTATGGCATTATAGAAGATGAAAATGAACTTGAAAAAACTAAAAAATCTATAATAAATAAATATTCAAAAAATGTAAGAGATATTAATTTAAAAAACAGTCAATTATATTTTTTGGAGAATGCCTACAATGAAAGAATAATTAAAGAGTTTTTGGATGTTGTAAATAGTTATGAGTTTGATATTAACAATAAAGATAATTTAGAAATATTAGAGCTTGCTAAACGTTTGGGTATAGAGAAAATATATAATGCTTTACAATAA
- a CDS encoding ATP-binding protein, whose amino-acid sequence MLLKLNNFGKFKNKSFEISDFITLFYGANESGKTTIFDSLMYLFSENKKSLGFSKTIKNRYGDEIDVESVPAIDDSIKLHPDSYNNLYAIRQSEIIFNMSDNKKDSKEWESEIKKKLFSSDIDIGKMISEIRAEYNGRAQSSIPYQINLMENKKNNIKEELNILYDKMSNESSKKEKIKELNDKLNFNANLMKNKIKEYDEIFKTFDLKKKAQLKNYKLDLLSLINNFYKKNNFLSENKILQNDYSNEIKSITNNIDELKNKESYLNGKIESLKKNIEERKSIDYNSIKIRIENAIKKIDEVVNKNKKVPKFVFILIVAFISILLSVYFKNAFWLVIILPSLPFLFIKENTNTKIIKDILDTLPELDINNDINDYNYLRDLLNKELAKIELIINSKDNEEIDKYLEELESVKKSCEEENSKLENLLNKLNAKNIEHYYSMKRDYDALYKETSELYNKLMQEAKKNSLKDINMLEADCNRIIKELESIGYDDFNEAEFRGLENQLKGLEKEIELIKENINKIEKEISYTSGELNNFDNIHNTIVNLESDLSKLDDETININKRKKALQLLEDILSNINQKNDNVFESLSNEAKVLYNHITGKNLHDDGITMSGFDKNKIMVLDKQNEKRNIEFLSSATRDAVYIAMRLSILTKIHKQGRLILLDDPFITFDNNRILEALKFIVEYSKDYNIPIVIFTKDVFIRDVLKEFEAVNIHELS is encoded by the coding sequence ATGCTTTTGAAACTAAATAATTTTGGAAAGTTTAAAAATAAAAGTTTTGAGATATCAGATTTTATTACTTTATTTTATGGGGCAAATGAATCTGGAAAGACTACTATATTTGATTCACTTATGTATTTATTTTCTGAGAATAAAAAGAGTTTAGGTTTTTCAAAGACGATAAAAAATAGGTACGGTGATGAGATTGATGTAGAGAGTGTGCCTGCAATTGATGATAGCATCAAACTTCACCCAGATTCTTATAATAATTTATACGCTATAAGACAAAGCGAAATAATATTTAACATGTCTGATAATAAAAAGGATTCAAAAGAGTGGGAGAGTGAAATAAAGAAAAAATTATTCTCTTCTGACATTGATATAGGAAAGATGATTTCAGAAATTAGGGCGGAATATAACGGAAGAGCTCAGTCGTCTATTCCATATCAGATTAATTTAATGGAAAATAAAAAAAATAACATAAAAGAAGAATTAAATATTTTGTATGATAAAATGAGTAATGAAAGCTCTAAAAAAGAAAAGATAAAAGAATTAAATGATAAGCTTAATTTTAATGCTAATCTCATGAAAAATAAAATTAAAGAATATGATGAAATATTTAAGACATTTGATTTAAAAAAGAAAGCACAATTAAAAAATTATAAATTGGATTTACTCTCTCTAATAAATAATTTTTATAAAAAGAATAATTTTTTAAGTGAAAATAAAATACTTCAAAATGATTATTCTAATGAAATAAAATCTATAACAAATAATATTGATGAATTAAAAAATAAAGAGTCTTATTTGAATGGAAAAATAGAGAGCCTTAAAAAAAATATAGAAGAGAGAAAATCTATTGATTATAACAGCATAAAAATAAGAATAGAAAATGCAATAAAAAAAATAGATGAGGTAGTAAATAAAAATAAAAAAGTTCCTAAATTTGTTTTTATATTAATTGTAGCATTTATCTCTATTCTTCTTAGTGTTTATTTTAAGAATGCATTTTGGCTTGTTATAATACTTCCTTCTTTGCCATTCTTGTTTATAAAAGAAAATACAAATACAAAAATTATAAAAGATATTTTGGATACTTTGCCAGAATTAGATATAAATAATGATATTAATGATTATAATTATTTGAGAGATTTATTAAATAAAGAATTGGCAAAAATAGAATTAATAATTAACAGTAAAGATAATGAAGAGATTGATAAATATTTAGAAGAGTTAGAGTCAGTAAAAAAAAGTTGTGAAGAAGAAAACTCAAAATTAGAAAATCTATTAAACAAACTCAATGCTAAAAATATAGAGCATTACTATTCTATGAAAAGAGATTATGATGCTTTATATAAAGAGACAAGTGAGCTTTATAATAAACTTATGCAGGAAGCTAAGAAAAACTCTCTAAAAGATATTAATATGCTCGAGGCTGATTGTAATAGGATTATAAAAGAATTAGAAAGCATAGGCTATGATGATTTTAATGAGGCTGAGTTTAGAGGATTAGAAAATCAATTAAAAGGCTTAGAAAAAGAGATTGAGTTAATAAAAGAAAATATAAATAAAATAGAAAAAGAAATATCATATACAAGCGGAGAGCTTAATAATTTTGATAATATACATAATACTATAGTTAATCTTGAGAGCGATTTGTCTAAATTAGATGATGAAACTATAAATATAAATAAAAGAAAAAAAGCCTTACAGCTTCTTGAAGATATTTTATCCAATATAAATCAGAAAAATGATAATGTGTTTGAATCATTGTCTAATGAGGCTAAAGTTTTATATAATCATATTACAGGCAAAAATCTTCATGATGACGGAATAACGATGTCAGGTTTTGATAAAAATAAAATAATGGTTTTAGATAAGCAAAATGAAAAGAGAAATATTGAGTTTTTATCTTCTGCTACTAGGGACGCCGTTTATATAGCAATGCGTCTTTCAATACTTACAAAAATACACAAGCAAGGCAGATTAATTTTACTAGATGACCCTTTTATCACTTTTGACAATAACAGAATATTAGAAGCTCTTAAGTTTATAGTTGAATATTCAAAGGATTATAATATACCTATAGTTATTTTTACGAAAGATGTTTTTATAAGAGATGTATTAAAAGAGTTTGAGGCGGTTAATATTCATGAACTTTCTTGA
- a CDS encoding thioredoxin family protein, with the protein MNKNIMMIFSLIVIAFTISCSDSYAAIKWEKDLASATKKAKDKDLPIMIDVYTDWCSWCKELDKNTYANKEVIDAAKKMVSVKLNPETSKEGADIAQKYGVQGYPTILFISHDGFVLENVGGYVEGEKFVPYMKNAQEKLKKIRIVLQSKEPSLEKLDLYMESGNEEESSKIFNALLEKNAISKEAMSKYILGFGLMRAQKNDYDTANSYFDRIIKEYPNSQEVYIAHYYKAVTMVLAGEKEEPKKYLEKLLDDPKIPEEMKVQYNTLLSYINEN; encoded by the coding sequence ATGAATAAAAATATAATGATGATTTTTTCATTGATTGTAATAGCTTTTACTATTTCTTGTAGTGATTCTTATGCTGCTATAAAATGGGAAAAAGATTTAGCTTCTGCTACAAAAAAAGCAAAAGACAAAGATTTGCCTATAATGATAGATGTATATACTGATTGGTGCAGTTGGTGTAAGGAATTAGATAAAAACACTTATGCCAACAAAGAAGTAATTGACGCTGCCAAAAAAATGGTATCTGTAAAACTTAATCCAGAAACATCTAAAGAGGGTGCTGATATAGCTCAGAAATATGGTGTTCAAGGTTATCCTACTATATTATTTATTAGCCATGACGGTTTTGTTTTAGAGAATGTCGGCGGATATGTGGAAGGTGAAAAGTTTGTTCCATACATGAAGAATGCTCAAGAGAAATTAAAAAAAATAAGAATAGTTCTTCAAAGCAAAGAGCCTAGTTTAGAAAAATTAGATTTATATATGGAATCTGGAAATGAAGAAGAATCTTCAAAAATATTCAATGCTTTATTAGAAAAAAATGCTATATCAAAAGAAGCTATGTCTAAATATATATTAGGCTTTGGTTTGATGAGAGCACAAAAAAATGATTATGATACAGCTAATTCTTATTTTGACAGAATTATAAAAGAATATCCAAACTCTCAAGAGGTTTATATAGCACATTATTATAAAGCAGTAACAATGGTGTTGGCAGGAGAAAAGGAAGAGCCTAAGAAATATTTAGAAAAATTATTGGACGACCCTAAAATACCAGAAGAGATGAAAGTACAATACAACACATTATTATCATATATAAACGAAAATTGA
- a CDS encoding flagellar biosynthetic protein FliO, whose protein sequence is MIKKILLLTIFTLSLLYSQDTNEIIQTNTTQSNYFNIQEDTIINNTNDEPAILQDIRNIENRANVSTTSMFIRAIIGFILTLVGIYIVFMYLKNKTKKISGSNEIIKVLATTAIASNRYVSIIEIANEMYLISVSDHNINLLSKIEDKEMKDQIKMMYVNSKENSVEDSFKNILDQTLTIFKQPKMKKEDALKTTADIREKLKSLNENNNKE, encoded by the coding sequence GTGATAAAAAAAATATTATTACTTACTATATTCACTCTATCGCTTCTATATTCACAAGATACAAATGAAATCATTCAAACTAATACTACTCAATCAAATTATTTTAATATTCAAGAAGATACAATAATAAATAATACAAACGATGAACCTGCAATTCTTCAAGATATTAGAAACATAGAAAACAGAGCAAATGTTAGTACTACTTCTATGTTTATAAGGGCAATTATTGGTTTTATATTAACATTGGTTGGAATATATATTGTATTTATGTATTTGAAAAATAAAACTAAAAAAATATCTGGTTCTAACGAAATTATAAAAGTGTTGGCTACTACTGCCATAGCATCAAATAGATATGTTTCTATTATAGAGATAGCAAATGAAATGTATTTAATATCTGTATCTGACCATAACATAAACTTGCTTTCAAAAATAGAAGATAAAGAGATGAAAGATCAAATAAAAATGATGTATGTTAATTCTAAAGAAAACTCTGTAGAAGATAGCTTCAAAAATATATTAGACCAAACTCTAACAATATTTAAACAGCCAAAGATGAAAAAAGAAGATGCTCTAAAAACAACAGCAGATATAAGAGAGAAATTAAAATCCCTAAATGAAAACAATAATAAAGAATAA
- a CDS encoding BspA family leucine-rich repeat surface protein yields MAKYKPTTKEELQKLVQDESIYLGYIDTSLITDMKYLFLNSKRENFDGIENWDTSNVTDMSEMFMWAINFNSNINNWNVSKVINMSGMFSNAKKFNQPLNDWDVSNVKDMEFMFFEAESFNQTLNNWNVSKVTNMSGMFEGAKSFNQDINNWNVFSAISISYMFSGAESFNKSIENWIINEACFIDNIFENAFSFKDIKSILNIYFISKGNNRKKLLSMLENCNIKEVYKEVLKYNKLKDFIKKLENTYYDELKELIENKENIILEYKKAKKIELKDDEKYKPKDKIELLRLIIQKVKFSKIDTSLITDMSGLFQNSKLKKFDGLETWDTSNVEDMHSMFKEAVYFNHNIENWNVSKVEDMAYMFERCARFNQPLNNWNVSNVKYMNFMFSHCIIFNNDLSNWNVSNVEIMNFMFESAYSFNQDISKWNISKLKYADAMFRHAKSFNQPLNDWNMSNVESITSMFQWASNFNQPLDKWNMSNIKYISFLFDNCINFNQDLESWKLGENVSMEYAFSNSLIGNNPPSWYVEK; encoded by the coding sequence ATGGCTAAATATAAACCAACAACAAAAGAAGAATTGCAAAAATTAGTACAAGATGAAAGTATTTATTTGGGCTATATTGATACAAGTTTAATTACCGATATGAAATATTTATTTTTAAATAGCAAGAGAGAAAATTTTGACGGCATAGAAAATTGGGATACTTCTAATGTTACAGATATGTCAGAAATGTTTATGTGGGCAATAAATTTTAATTCAAATATAAATAATTGGAATGTTTCAAAAGTCATTAATATGTCAGGTATGTTTTCAAATGCCAAAAAATTTAATCAGCCTTTAAATGACTGGGATGTTTCTAATGTAAAAGATATGGAGTTTATGTTTTTTGAAGCTGAAAGTTTTAATCAGACTCTTAATAATTGGAATGTTTCAAAAGTTACTAATATGTCAGGTATGTTTGAGGGAGCTAAAAGTTTTAATCAGGATATCAATAATTGGAATGTTTTTAGTGCAATTAGTATCTCATATATGTTTAGCGGTGCTGAAAGTTTTAATAAATCTATAGAAAATTGGATCATTAATGAGGCTTGCTTTATTGATAATATTTTCGAAAATGCTTTTTCTTTTAAGGATATTAAGTCTATATTAAATATTTATTTTATATCTAAAGGAAATAATAGAAAAAAACTTTTAAGTATGCTTGAAAACTGCAATATAAAAGAAGTGTATAAAGAAGTTCTTAAATATAATAAACTTAAAGATTTTATTAAAAAACTTGAGAATACTTATTATGATGAATTAAAGGAACTCATTGAAAATAAAGAGAATATTATATTAGAATATAAAAAAGCTAAAAAAATAGAATTAAAAGATGATGAAAAATATAAACCTAAAGATAAGATTGAGTTATTAAGATTAATAATACAAAAAGTTAAATTTTCTAAAATAGATACTAGTTTAATAACAGATATGTCAGGGTTATTTCAGAACTCAAAACTTAAAAAATTTGATGGGCTAGAAACTTGGGATACTTCAAATGTAGAAGATATGCATAGTATGTTTAAAGAAGCTGTATATTTTAATCATAATATAGAAAATTGGAATGTATCTAAAGTAGAAGATATGGCTTATATGTTTGAGAGATGTGCTAGATTTAATCAGCCTCTTAATAATTGGAATGTTTCTAATGTGAAGTATATGAATTTTATGTTTTCACATTGCATTATTTTTAATAATGATTTAAGTAATTGGAATGTTAGTAATGTAGAGATTATGAACTTTATGTTTGAAAGTGCATATTCTTTTAATCAGGATATTTCTAAATGGAATATAAGCAAATTAAAATATGCAGATGCTATGTTTAGGCATGCAAAAAGTTTTAATCAGCCTTTAAATGATTGGAATATGAGTAATGTTGAATCTATAACCTCAATGTTTCAATGGGCTTCAAATTTCAATCAGCCTTTAGACAAATGGAATATGTCTAATATTAAATATATATCATTTTTATTTGATAACTGTATTAATTTCAATCAGGATTTAGAATCTTGGAAGTTAGGAGAAAATGTTAGTATGGAATATGCTTTTTCAAATTCGCTTATAGGAAATAATCCGCCTTCTTGGTATGTAGAAAAATAA
- a CDS encoding BspA family leucine-rich repeat surface protein: MKKYKPTTKEELEKLVYTDGIKLYDVDTSLITDMSELFYKSERKDFEGIEEWDVSNVEDMSYMFAFMSYDSFESRSKAKFNHNLNNWNVSKVKHMSFMFYYCHDFNQPLDKWDVSNVEDMFRMFDNCKKFNQPLNTWNVSNVTNMSGMFQAAESFNQPLEKWDVSNVTTMRAMFNYAKAFNQNINNWNVSKVEDMGYMFSTCVNFNQPLNDWDVSNVKTMEGMFNECFKFNQPLNSWNVSNVKTMESMFRSTESFNQPLDKWDTKKLKTMFGIFDFAEGYNSFDSLANWDLNKVSEMSNLCFNRYEELPLRIKAYLQAFYGSYKDYLNITKENVKEVYNSISKDTNKKVLSFKKRLESEFSEELSSVTENYNFKTIEEAEKYVENNYNKKDDKKVSFISDYKVLIKDKSREVDNKVLKYIYLEYLLLKRDVKRLIQIDNIINLLDKESFIKFIKNIYDKTNKETAAIIYCIYGGDEALYNIYKKEQDTKLSLLIIKLNIESKYALRLLYKIYTNTKKSEVRYEAYNLVEEVMKRKDIDYNEFQLRFSSNLLFNSEGEMLLNKDYKLILNSDYTLTLFDIKNNKELKKTPQNLPEQLKEEIKSLRKEVVDFIKNTSHLLSVLLIDGKIYSYDFYKDVFVDNIMMNKFASTLIWNLYDKDYKFLTTFRYSGDGSYSNCDDEEIKIDDNSFVGLASPVEMDDGIIAKWRKQLEDYELSQPLEQLSLIKLDKNNLQKEIEKLQNMEISYVVFKNFGSRYDMDADFVGYKVIKSYSFESDDGNSFLITADVNADRSYSDKVKINIYFENGEKTSKRFIYSLLILMIHDFRLTDLF; the protein is encoded by the coding sequence ATGAAAAAATATAAACCAACAACAAAAGAAGAATTAGAAAAATTAGTATATACTGATGGAATAAAACTCTATGATGTAGATACTAGTCTTATAACAGATATGAGTGAGCTTTTTTATAAAAGTGAAAGAAAAGATTTTGAAGGCATAGAAGAGTGGGACGTTTCTAATGTTGAAGATATGTCATATATGTTTGCTTTTATGAGTTATGATAGTTTTGAAAGCCGTTCTAAAGCTAAGTTTAATCATAATCTTAATAATTGGAATGTATCTAAAGTTAAGCATATGAGTTTCATGTTTTATTATTGTCATGATTTTAATCAGCCTTTAGATAAATGGGACGTTTCTAATGTTGAGGATATGTTTAGAATGTTTGATAATTGTAAGAAATTCAATCAGCCTTTAAATACTTGGAATGTATCAAATGTAACAAATATGAGCGGTATGTTTCAGGCAGCGGAAAGTTTTAATCAGCCTTTAGAGAAGTGGGACGTTTCTAATGTTACAACTATGAGGGCTATGTTTAATTATGCTAAAGCGTTTAATCAAAATATAAATAATTGGAATGTTAGTAAAGTTGAAGATATGGGGTATATGTTTAGTACATGTGTTAATTTTAATCAGCCTCTTAATGATTGGGACGTTTCTAATGTAAAAACTATGGAGGGGATGTTTAATGAATGTTTTAAATTTAATCAGCCTTTAAATAGTTGGAATGTTTCCAATGTGAAAACTATGGAATCTATGTTTCGTAGTACTGAATCTTTTAATCAGCCGCTTGATAAATGGGATACAAAAAAATTAAAAACAATGTTTGGAATATTTGATTTTGCTGAAGGTTATAATAGTTTTGACTCATTAGCAAACTGGGATTTAAATAAAGTATCAGAAATGAGTAATTTATGTTTTAACAGGTATGAAGAACTGCCTTTAAGAATTAAAGCTTATCTTCAGGCATTTTATGGTTCTTATAAAGATTATTTAAATATCACAAAAGAGAATGTTAAAGAAGTATATAATTCAATATCAAAAGACACAAACAAAAAAGTTTTGTCATTTAAAAAGAGATTAGAAAGCGAGTTTAGCGAAGAACTTTCATCTGTTACAGAAAATTATAATTTCAAAACTATAGAAGAAGCAGAAAAGTATGTTGAAAATAATTATAATAAAAAAGATGATAAGAAAGTAAGCTTTATAAGTGATTATAAGGTTTTGATAAAAGATAAATCAAGAGAAGTTGACAATAAAGTTTTAAAATATATATACTTGGAATATTTGCTTCTTAAAAGAGATGTTAAAAGATTGATACAAATTGACAATATAATTAATTTGCTTGATAAAGAATCATTCATAAAGTTTATTAAAAATATTTATGATAAAACTAATAAAGAAACTGCTGCTATTATTTATTGTATATATGGGGGAGATGAAGCTTTATATAATATATATAAAAAAGAACAAGATACAAAACTTTCTCTTTTAATAATTAAATTAAATATTGAAAGTAAATATGCACTTAGGTTATTATACAAAATATATACAAACACAAAAAAATCTGAAGTTCGTTATGAAGCTTATAATTTGGTTGAGGAAGTGATGAAGAGAAAGGATATTGACTATAATGAGTTTCAATTAAGATTTTCTTCAAATTTGTTATTTAATTCTGAAGGTGAGATGCTTTTAAATAAAGATTATAAATTAATTTTAAATAGTGATTATACCCTTACTTTATTTGACATAAAAAATAATAAAGAACTTAAAAAGACACCTCAAAACCTTCCTGAACAGTTAAAAGAAGAGATAAAAAGTTTGAGAAAAGAAGTAGTTGACTTTATAAAAAATACTTCTCATCTTTTGAGTGTTTTGTTAATAGATGGCAAAATATATAGTTATGATTTTTATAAAGATGTTTTTGTTGATAATATAATGATGAATAAGTTTGCATCAACATTGATATGGAATCTATATGACAAAGATTATAAGTTCTTAACGACTTTTAGATATTCAGGAGACGGAAGCTATTCAAACTGTGATGATGAAGAAATAAAAATTGATGATAATAGTTTTGTGGGTTTAGCAAGCCCTGTAGAAATGGACGATGGAATTATAGCTAAATGGAGAAAGCAGCTTGAAGATTATGAACTATCTCAGCCATTAGAACAATTATCACTTATAAAATTAGATAAAAATAATTTGCAAAAAGAAATAGAGAAGCTTCAAAATATGGAAATAAGCTATGTTGTTTTTAAGAATTTTGGAAGCAGATACGATATGGATGCGGATTTTGTAGGATATAAAGTTATTAAGTCATATTCATTTGAGTCAGATGATGGAAATAGCTTTTTAATAACTGCAGATGTTAATGCTGACAGAAGCTACAGCGATAAAGTAAAGATTAATATTTATTTTGAAAATGGAGAAAAAACAAGTAAAAGATTTATTTATAGTTTATTAATATTGATGATTCATGATTTTAGATTGACAGATTTATTTTAA